The Daucus carota subsp. sativus chromosome 9, DH1 v3.0, whole genome shotgun sequence genome window below encodes:
- the LOC108200223 gene encoding glucose-1-phosphate adenylyltransferase large subunit 3, chloroplastic/amyloplastic isoform X1, producing the protein MAFTANGRMALPAAGHSAGTLPVRHRGLVKFCNGELMGKKLCDSKFQQRISYNNVKRPFLCKAVATTIAGEAKLRDLDMEKRDPKTVVAIILGGGAGTRLFPLTKRRAKPAVPIGGAYRLIDVPMSNCINSGINKVYILTQYNSASLNRHLTRAYNFGSGTTFGDGFVEALAATQTPGEAGKMWFQGTADAVRQFHWLFEDARSKDIEDVLILSGDHLYRMDYMNFVQNHRESGADITISCLPMDDSRASDFGLMSIDSKGRVLSFSEKPRGAELKTMAVDTTILGLPREEAEKKPYIASMGVYVFKKEILLNLLRWRFPTSNDFGSEIIPASVKEFYIKAYLFNDYWEDIGTIRSFFEANLALTDHPSKFNFYEAGKPMFTSRRNLPPSKIDNSKIVDSIVSHGSFLTDCFIEHSVVGIRSRINSNVHLKDTVMLGADYYETESEVASLLAEGRVPIGIGENTKIKECIIDKNAKIGKNVVIANSEGIQEADRASEGFYIRSGITVVLKNSTIADGLVI; encoded by the exons ATGGCATTTACGGCCAATGGTCGTATGGCTCTCCCGGCTGCAGGCCACTCTGCAGGGACACTACCGGTTAGGCACCGGGGGCTTGTTAAGTTCTGTAATGGGGAGTTGATGGGGAAGAAGTTGTGTGATTCTAAATTTCAGCAAAGAATTAGTTACAATAATGTTAAGAGGCCTTTTCTGTGCAAGGCAGTTGCTACTACTATTGCAGGTGAGGCTAAG TTGAGGGATCTAGATATGGAGAAAAGGGACCCGAAGACAGTTGTAGCAATTATACTAGGTGGTGGAGCTGGAACTCGTCTTTTCCCTCTTACCAAGCGTCGTGCTAAGCCTGCT GTACCTATTGGAGGAGCGTATCGGCTAATTGATGTGCCCATGAGCAACTGTATCAACAGTGGGATCAATAAGGTTTACATTCTTACTCAGTACAACTCAGCATCACTAAATAGGCACCTCACTCGTGCTTACAACTTTGGCAGTGGGACAACTTTCGGTGATGGCTTTGTTGAG GCTCTTGCAGCAACTCAAACGCCTGGGGAGGCAGGTAAGATGTGGTTCCAGGGTACTGCAGATGCAGTTCGTCAGTTTCATTGGCTTTTTGAG GATGCAAGAAGTAAGGATATTGAAGATGTGCTCATTCTATCTGGAGACCACTTATACCGTATGGACTACATGAATTTTGTTCAG AATCATAGAGAAAGTGGCGCAGACATTACTATCTCTTGCCTCCCGATGGATGACAG TCGTGCTTCAGACTTTGGATTAATGAGTATCGACAGTAAAGGACGGGTCCTTTCTTTCAGCGAAAAGCCTAGAGGAGCTGAATTAAAGACTATG GCAGTTGATACAACAATATTGGGGCTCCCGCGGGAAGAGGCTGAGAAAAAACCTTATATTGCTTCCATGGGAGTATACGTCTTTAAGAAGGAAATACTTCTAAATCTTTTGAG GTGGCGTTTCCCGACTTCAAATGATTTTGGATCAGAAATAATTCCAGCCTCAGTCAAAGAGTTCTACATTAAG GCTTATTTATTTAATGATTATTGGGAAGACATTGGTACAATTAGATCCTTCTTTGAAGCAAATCTTGCCCTAACAGATCAT CCATCCAAATTTAATTTCTACGAAGCAGGCAAACCAATGTTTACATCAAGGAGAAACTTACCACCATCGAAGATCGACAACAGCAAG ATTGTAGATTCGATAGTCTCACACGGTAGTTTCCTAACTGACTGCTTTATTGAGCATAGCGTTGTTGGCATCCGATCCCGGATCAACTCCAATGTCCACTTGAAG GACACGGTGATGCTTGGTGCTGACTACTACGAAACTGAGTCTGAAGTAGCATCGCTTTTGGCAGAGGGAAGGGTCCCTATTGGAATCGGAGAAAATACAAAAATCAA AGAGTGCATCATTGACAAGAATGCCAAAATTGGAAAGAACGTCGTTATTGCGAACTCTGAG GGCATCCAAGAGGCAGACAGGGCTTCAGAGGGATTCTACATTCGATCAGGGATTACAGTGGTACTAAAAAATTCAACGATTGCTGATGGATTGGTAATATAA
- the LOC108200655 gene encoding uncharacterized GPI-anchored protein At5g19250, with amino-acid sequence MACFQSYFYLSLILLSLVCIHHTVNCDDNDEEDSLLRGINSYRATLNLPSLTDNDKAECLAEEIAEQFKNQPCTNTTGANTVPGTEPQFSDFPNLLNKCKLNVTTTRDGAILPACVPNLAQDIVLSNYTHSQYSGSLNDTKYTGIGIGSDDNWIVVILTTDTPTGNFATGSSVPDVNFVTKMSPFQPLLFVMMGIFFLVGAY; translated from the exons ATGGCGTGCTTTCAAAGTTATTTTTATCTCTCTCTCATTCTCCTCTCCCTTGTCTGCATACATCACACTGTCAACTGCGATGATAATG ATGAGGAAGACAGTCTTCTTCGAGGCATCAACAGCTATAGGGCCACTTTAAATTTGCCAAGTCTGACAGACAATGACAAAGCCGAGTGCCTCGCAGAGGAAATTGCCGAGCAGTTTAAGAATCAACCATGTACAAATACCACTGGTGCAAACACAGTACCTGGAACTGAGCCTCAATTTTCGGACTTCCCAAACCTTTTAAACAAATGCAAATTGAATGTCACCACTACAAGGGATGGTGCCATATTGCCTGCTTGTGTTCCTAATCTAGCTCAGGATATAGTCCTATCCAATTACACACATTCTCAGTATTCTGGCTCTCTCAATGATACAAAATACACTGGAATTGGGATCGGCTCGGATGACAACTGGATTGTTGTTATTTTGACCACAGATACTCCAACCGGGAATTTTGCCACTGGTTCCTCCGTTCCAGATGTCAACTTTGTAACAAAGATGAGTCCATTTCAACCCCTTTTATTTGTGATGATGGGAATTTTCTTCCTTGTTGGAGCATATTAA
- the LOC108200223 gene encoding glucose-1-phosphate adenylyltransferase large subunit 1, chloroplastic isoform X2: protein MLRGLFCARQLLLLLQLRDLDMEKRDPKTVVAIILGGGAGTRLFPLTKRRAKPAVPIGGAYRLIDVPMSNCINSGINKVYILTQYNSASLNRHLTRAYNFGSGTTFGDGFVEALAATQTPGEAGKMWFQGTADAVRQFHWLFEDARSKDIEDVLILSGDHLYRMDYMNFVQNHRESGADITISCLPMDDSRASDFGLMSIDSKGRVLSFSEKPRGAELKTMAVDTTILGLPREEAEKKPYIASMGVYVFKKEILLNLLRWRFPTSNDFGSEIIPASVKEFYIKAYLFNDYWEDIGTIRSFFEANLALTDHPSKFNFYEAGKPMFTSRRNLPPSKIDNSKIVDSIVSHGSFLTDCFIEHSVVGIRSRINSNVHLKDTVMLGADYYETESEVASLLAEGRVPIGIGENTKIKECIIDKNAKIGKNVVIANSEGIQEADRASEGFYIRSGITVVLKNSTIADGLVI, encoded by the exons ATGTTAAGAGGCCTTTTCTGTGCAAGGCAGTTGCTACTACTATTGCAG TTGAGGGATCTAGATATGGAGAAAAGGGACCCGAAGACAGTTGTAGCAATTATACTAGGTGGTGGAGCTGGAACTCGTCTTTTCCCTCTTACCAAGCGTCGTGCTAAGCCTGCT GTACCTATTGGAGGAGCGTATCGGCTAATTGATGTGCCCATGAGCAACTGTATCAACAGTGGGATCAATAAGGTTTACATTCTTACTCAGTACAACTCAGCATCACTAAATAGGCACCTCACTCGTGCTTACAACTTTGGCAGTGGGACAACTTTCGGTGATGGCTTTGTTGAG GCTCTTGCAGCAACTCAAACGCCTGGGGAGGCAGGTAAGATGTGGTTCCAGGGTACTGCAGATGCAGTTCGTCAGTTTCATTGGCTTTTTGAG GATGCAAGAAGTAAGGATATTGAAGATGTGCTCATTCTATCTGGAGACCACTTATACCGTATGGACTACATGAATTTTGTTCAG AATCATAGAGAAAGTGGCGCAGACATTACTATCTCTTGCCTCCCGATGGATGACAG TCGTGCTTCAGACTTTGGATTAATGAGTATCGACAGTAAAGGACGGGTCCTTTCTTTCAGCGAAAAGCCTAGAGGAGCTGAATTAAAGACTATG GCAGTTGATACAACAATATTGGGGCTCCCGCGGGAAGAGGCTGAGAAAAAACCTTATATTGCTTCCATGGGAGTATACGTCTTTAAGAAGGAAATACTTCTAAATCTTTTGAG GTGGCGTTTCCCGACTTCAAATGATTTTGGATCAGAAATAATTCCAGCCTCAGTCAAAGAGTTCTACATTAAG GCTTATTTATTTAATGATTATTGGGAAGACATTGGTACAATTAGATCCTTCTTTGAAGCAAATCTTGCCCTAACAGATCAT CCATCCAAATTTAATTTCTACGAAGCAGGCAAACCAATGTTTACATCAAGGAGAAACTTACCACCATCGAAGATCGACAACAGCAAG ATTGTAGATTCGATAGTCTCACACGGTAGTTTCCTAACTGACTGCTTTATTGAGCATAGCGTTGTTGGCATCCGATCCCGGATCAACTCCAATGTCCACTTGAAG GACACGGTGATGCTTGGTGCTGACTACTACGAAACTGAGTCTGAAGTAGCATCGCTTTTGGCAGAGGGAAGGGTCCCTATTGGAATCGGAGAAAATACAAAAATCAA AGAGTGCATCATTGACAAGAATGCCAAAATTGGAAAGAACGTCGTTATTGCGAACTCTGAG GGCATCCAAGAGGCAGACAGGGCTTCAGAGGGATTCTACATTCGATCAGGGATTACAGTGGTACTAAAAAATTCAACGATTGCTGATGGATTGGTAATATAA